GGGAGGCTTTAAGACAAATCAGAAATGGTTTCTACCAGCCAAGGCTGGAAGAGCGTGCTCCAAACTGGGGCTATTTGCTGCCAGGAGGTCCGGCTGCAGCTGTCCCTGTGTGCATTCCTACTCCACAGGGACACTTACGGGCACGGGTGCAGGTTCTGGATCAGCATCACAGCCAGGCCATTGGCCATCTTGTCCGTGAAGCTCATGGCCCCGTAGACaaatgcactgctgtgctgcgaGGGGAGAGGAAGCCTCAGCCACGCAGGCAGCGCGCGGCACGCAGCCCAGCAGGCCCGCAAGCGAGAGCCTTGTGCCCTCTGATGGGCAGAGCCCAAATTACAGCAGAGCCCATAATCCACGGAGCCATCATACGGGGATGGGCTGCTGCACACACATACCGTGTTGGTCCCAATGAGGTCAGCCGTCATGGAGAGGGACGTGACCAGGATGGTGGCGGAGCCGGCCCCGAGCAGCACGGCCACCCCGTAGATCtctgctcccatctccctgctcAGGGACACCCAGGAGGCGAAGGCCAGGATCACCAGGATGCCCACAAAGTACGTCAGCTGCTCCGGGACAGGGAcaaggcagagctcagtgcccCGGCTGCGCTCTGGCCCCAGCTGACACCCCATGAGGACAGCAGGGCCGGCGCTCCCCACATCTCACAGTGGCAGCCCTGGATCATCCCCAGCTGTTTTAGGAGCCTTACAGTGACCCAGCCTGATTCACAGCCTAAGAGTTGGGGCCACAGTGTGGagccagcagggagctgtgggctgggtgtCTGTGCACGCAGCTGACACGAGCAGAGCAGGGTTTGCTCCAGGACATTTGCTCCGGTGCAGAAGGGAACCTGCAGTCTCAGCCCCCAAGTGTGGCTCAGCCAAGCTCACCCTTTGCCCTCTCTGAGCACCCCAGGGCTCTCCCAGCCCCACCAGGGCTGCACAGGACAGGCTGACTCTGGACCAGCATCACTTTCCCAGCCCTCTGCACCCTTAGGTGTGCAGGACCGGCCCGTGCCACCCCTCACCCTGCTGCACAGGACCCGTGCTGTAGCAGGAGGTCCCTGCTTTGCAGCCAGGCTCCCGTGTGCCACGTGCTCTGCTCGTTTGTGCCTTCAGGACTTGGCTTTTCTGCCCATCCCTTGGGCTCAGGAGCAGGTTGTTACACGCTGCCCTGGGTCTAATTCAAACCACTCCACGCCCCCAGGACTCACATTTCGACCTATCCACTTATTCACGGGCTTCatgaggaaggaggagaggaagcCACTGATGTACATCACCAGGGGGATGGTGGCAATGTATTTCTGTGGGAGACAAGCAGAGGGAGAGGATCAGCTCCACAACACCAGcacagaccccccccccatccagGCAACCTCGAGGTGCAGGCAGGAATGTGCCCCACACCCACCTTGGGCAGCAGCAGCGAGTTGGTCAGGTACATGGCAATGTAGGTCTGGGACAGGTTGACGATGAGCCGCGTGGCCATGTAGAGCACTGCCACCTGCACGGGGACACAGACGGCAGCTCAGCCCGCAGCTGCAGGTGAGGAAGAACAGCACAGCCGTGCCCCGTCTGCTGTTACCTGGTAGAAGGAAGGCTCCAGCAGCCAGTCCTTCCACACCAGCAGCGAGCGCGGGGACCTCGTGGGCTCCTTCTGCAGCAGGGGTGTGCTCTCCTCGGGCTGCGGCACGGAGCCCAGCGGGTGCAGCTCCTCCTTGGTGCCCAGGTGGAAGATGAGGGAGAACaaagcccccagccccaccacgATGAGGGACAGGTTctggaggagggagagaggagtgagTGTCgcacagggctctgcctgcccaCCATCCAGCCCTTAAGTGGTGCAACAGAAGAGGCTCTGGGACGCGGCCATCTCAGTCCCTCCGGTACCTCCCAGTTTAGCTGCATCCCACCCCGAGAAGAAAGGAGCCCAGGGACTGAGCTTTGCCACGTACCCGGAACACGGGGACATCCTGGATGCCCAGGTGCTCTGTGCGCTCGGGCTGGTCCGCCTGCAggttcagcagcagccaggccaGGCCATAGACAGTGATGTTGGCCATGACGGTGAAGGCGTACCTGGGGGGAGGTGGCACATCAGGgtgacactgagggacacgCACAGATTCGGTCACAGCAGGGACGTTTCCATTCAAGGCTGCCCTACAAACCAGCTGTGCTACAGCCAGCTTGGCAACACAGCATCATTCCAGCACGCTGGGACAGTCAGGGCTGGCCACACATTAACCTTACGCAGTGGAAACTTGGGGGCAGCaccaagaggaaaacaagatcCCTTGGGTTGttctgctcagccccagccatCCCCAAGCAGGATCATCCATCCCAGGGTTacctgcagccttccagcacgGCTGTGCTGCCATGACTGCGCACCTGAGGAAGGGGAACTTCCTCCTGCCAGGCAGGTAACCAAACCTCGCTGTGTCTGATCAACTCTTTCCCACAACCCGATCCTGCCACATAACCATGAGCTGCACACATCGCCCCGGGGCCgctgccagcacagggcagcgCCTCAGCCCTGCGGGACACATCCCTCCCTGGGAGCATCACCCTCCGGTCCCAAAGTGGCTCCAGCATCACCAGCATCACCACGGCCTCACTCCCTGGTAGCAAAAGGTCAAGGTCAGGAAGATCCATGTCACCTGAAAGCTGTGAGCTCCACCTTCTCGTGGTCAGTGGTCACCAGCTCGGGGATGAGGGACAGGTGGGAGATCTGCGTGGCCGCCCATCCGAACTGGAAGATGACGATGAAGGGCAGGTAGTAGATGAAGGCCGCCCACTGTGGAGTGCCCTCCTTGCAGCCCAGGCAGGGGTTGAAGATGAAGGGGAAGGAGATGAGGACACAGGTGGTACCTGGGAATAGAGGAGCGGAGCAGTGAGCCTCTCTAGGACCGGAtggatgcagctgctcagccaggtcctgccctggggctggggATACAGTCAGCTCCTCCTGGGTGCAGATAACCAGCCAAGGCCACGTGCCACCCCACCGCCTGCCCCAGGGCGATAAGGCGCCAGgacagctgggctctgcaggcacAAGGCCACCCCGTGTCCCCTCAGCCCTCCTCCCACGGGGCGATGTCCAGGGGTATCTCCAGCACCGGGAACAGGAGTGGATCTGTCCCCACGCCAGCATCAGACGCTGCATCTGTGCTGGGAAGCTCCCAGCTGAGTCAGTGACACCAGAGCCGGGCACTGTCCCCTCTGCAAGCAATGGGGATGCCTGCGTGGGGCAGGCAAGGACAAGCTGGCTTCTCCACAAGGTTGTTGACTGAGAACAGAGGCCCAGGTGCAGTGCCTCGTCCTGCGGGTCCTGAGCTTCACTCCCCAcagtcctgcagctgcagccatccAGAGCCaggctcctccagcacagccacgTCCCCatgtggcacagagcagagctgggggtcCTGCTCCTCCCAGCAGGACCATCACAgcccctccagctccagccctgaCAGCCAGGCGGTCCCAGGGCTCGGTGTCTGCGGAGCatcaccatccccatccccatccgGCCCCGCCGCGGGGAGCTGCAGCCGATAGGATCTCGTGGTATCTCGCCCCCAAGGCTGCGGTTTCCCACCGTTTCCTCTGACCTGAGCGTGGCTGTTGCTACACAGGAACACCCCACCGCAgtgtgatggagctgcagggagccccCAGGCGCAGCCCCCGGCCCTCGCGGcccatgcagtgctacagcCCAGTGCAGGATGTGATTCAGGACTTCCCCTTCGCTGCACCCAGATGGAACGGAGCTGCCCACACCGCAGGTCACTTCCCAGCCGTGGGGCGCAGAGCTCACAGATGCTGCTCATGGAGTCGGGCAGCCCCCGCTGCTTCTCGCTTTCCCTTGTTTTGGGTCTGAGATCCCAACCCTGGCAGGTCACAGTGAGGCCAGCTGGGTATCAGATATGGTATCAGCCTGCTGATGGGTTGCACAGAGCGGTTGCCGAGATAAGTTTGGCATCAAGATAACGGCACCCACAGCTCAACCGTCCTCACCCTGCACAGATACGCGTCGAGTTCCAGCAGCGCTGTGCCATTACAGGAGGAAGCTCTGGGGTCCCTCTCTGTCCAGTGGGGGGTTTCTTCATCCTCATCACCATCCCAGCCCCGTGGGCTCCCCTGTGTGTCACAGCCCCGCGCTGCCTCCTCCAGGTctcagggcagccccagccctcagGTGCGTTTTCACCCCAAGGACGACGATGCAGGAGGAGCTCTGAGGGTTCCTCACACAGACCCGGTGCTGCTTCTTCCCCGTCCCCATAGGGAACTGGCTGCTGTGCCCCATCCTCACGCAGGGATAGGGGTAGAAAGGACCTCAAGTGTCAAGGGGTCAGCCCTGGCAAGGGAAGGATGCTGCACCCCGAGGCCCCGGCTGCACCAGGGCGCCCAACCACAGGCTCGATGCCTCTGATACATCCCCACGTGTAGGG
The genomic region above belongs to Excalfactoria chinensis isolate bCotChi1 chromosome 26, bCotChi1.hap2, whole genome shotgun sequence and contains:
- the MFSD12 gene encoding major facilitator superfamily domain-containing protein 12, which translates into the protein MAEPALGSALPLRARLSFAAGHFLNDLCASLWFTYLLLYLHAVLGYSHGLAGGLLLAGQLADGLCTPLLGYEADRSAGCGRYGRRKSWHLAGTTCVLISFPFIFNPCLGCKEGTPQWAAFIYYLPFIVIFQFGWAATQISHLSLIPELVTTDHEKVELTAFRYAFTVMANITVYGLAWLLLNLQADQPERTEHLGIQDVPVFRNLSLIVVGLGALFSLIFHLGTKEELHPLGSVPQPEESTPLLQKEPTRSPRSLLVWKDWLLEPSFYQVAVLYMATRLIVNLSQTYIAMYLTNSLLLPKKYIATIPLVMYISGFLSSFLMKPVNKWIGRNLTYFVGILVILAFASWVSLSREMGAEIYGVAVLLGAGSATILVTSLSMTADLIGTNTHSSAFVYGAMSFTDKMANGLAVMLIQNLHPCPTELCCPACVSFYHWVMVLVTGGIAMAATVFLCCIMIWPIRVRFHDIALRGLNEAGNHETESEETRSLSSTVN